The DNA sequence TGAAGCCGCTTGACGGACTGGCGGCGATCGACGCTGCATCGCGCGAGGAAAGCGCCGGTCCGGACCTGCGCGCGCTGATGATCAAGCTGGTCGATAATGGCGGCGTGATTGCACGATGGCATTCCGGTTTTGATGCCCTCTCGCGTGAGCAGCGCAATGTCCTGCGCTCGCTGGGGGTCTATTTCGGCACGCTTGAAATCTACGTCTATGCAATGCTCAAGCCGGCCGCGCAGCAACGCTGGCGCGAACTTTGCGCGGCGCGTGGCTGGACCCTGCCTGAAGTGCCCGAAGGCATGCCGTCGGTCATTGCCGCCAATGGCGAGCGCCTGCCTTCCGCGTATCGTCGCGCGGGCAAGCAGGCGATCCGCGTGGACCTCGCCGAACGCCTGTTCCGCGCGGCGCACAGCCTGCGCGTCAATGCCCAACGCAAGCCCTTTGTCATTGACGAGGCCATGGGCCGCTCGATGGGACTGACCGAGGCCAGCTTCGAAAGCCTGATGCGCGGCGGTGGTTTCCGCCCCCGCAATGCCCGCAAGCTGGCCGAGGGCGAGTTCGGACCACCGGAGCCGAAGAACTGGAAGTGGATTCCGCCCAAGGCCGAGGATTCGCCCCCGCCCGCCAGGCCCCGCCCGGAACGCGAACAGGGCAAGCGGTCCGCCACGAAACCCGGGCAGCCCCGGCCCGAGCGCAAGCCGAGCATCCCTGGCCCGGCCACAGGAAGCGCATTCGCCGGTCTCGCCGATCTCTGGCAACAGGCAAAGAAGGGAAGCTAAGCGGAATGCGGATCGACAAGCTGCTCTGGTTCCTGCGACTTTCACCCAGCAGGAGCCTTGCGCAGCAATGGGTGCTCGAAGGACACATCCGCGTCAACGGCCGCCGCATCGACAAGCCCAGCGCCGCGATCGCCGTGGGCAATGTCATGACCCTGCCGATGCGATCGGGCGTCAGGGTTATCGAAATCTGCGACATGCCGCGCAGGCGCGGGCCAGCAACCGAAGCCCAGGCGTGCTATCGCGTGCTTGACGACCACTCACCAAAGCCGATAGCAGCACCTCAAACGAAGCAAGACACCGAAGGGGAATTCGAGCCATGACCTATGTCGTCACCGACGCCTGCATCAAGTGCAAGTATATGGACTGCGTCGAGGTCTGCCCGGTCGACTGCTTCTACGAGGGCGAGAACATGCTCGTCATCAACCCCAGCGAGTGCATCGACTGCGGCGTGTGCGAACCCGAATGCCCCGCCGAAGCCATCCTGCCCGACACTGAGAGCGGACTTGAGCAGTGGCTTGAGCTGAACGCCAAGTACTCCGGCGAATGGCCGAATCTCACGACGAAGAAGGATTCGCCTGCCGACGCCGACGAATACAAGGGCGTGGAAGGCAAGTTCGAGAAGTTCTTCTCGCCCGAGCCCGGCGAAGGCGACTGAGCCAGCCGCGCCGATCGGCGGTAAGTCATTGAATTTTATAACAGCTTCAACCCCTGCCCGATAACCGGACAGGGGCCGTTCGCTATTGCGACCCGAGGGTCTGGCAATTTTGTTACAGTGATGCTATATAATGCTGCGAGCGACGGCTTTGTTCCGCCGCCCCATTGAAGACCATTCTTGAAAGGCACGGGTCGTAAGCAGGGTTGATCGGGTTCGGGTCCCGGCTCGCCTTTGGCGAGGCTATTCCCCGGACCGGGCAGAAATCCCCGTTTTCGCCGCTGCCGAATGAAAGGACGCATGATGTCGGCCAAGGCGAACGCCTTCGATGTTGGTGACTACGTCGTTTATCCCAAGCACGGTGTCGGCCGGGTGATCGAACTGCAGGAGCAGGAAATCGCCGGCATGAAGCTCGAACTCTATGTTCTGCGCTTCGAAAAGGAACGCATGACGCTGCGCGTTCCGATGAACAAGGTCGAAGCGATCGGCATGCGCAAGCTGTCTTCCGACAAGACCCTGCGTGAAGCGCTCGATACGCTGAAGGGCAAGCCCAAGGTCAAGCGCACCATGTGGTCGCGCCGCGCCCAGGAATACGAAGCGAAGATCAATTCGGGCGACCTCGTGTCGATCGCCGAAGTGACGCGCGACCTGTTCCGCGCCGATGACCAGCCCGAACAGTCCTATTCCGAACGCCAGATCTTCGAGGCGGCAAGCTCGCGCCTTGCCCGCGAACTGGCCGCCATGGAAAAGACCGACGAACCGGCCGCGCTGCAGAAGATCCTGGCGATCCTCAACGAGCATGCGCCCAAGTATTACGAGACTGCCGCGGTCTGATCCACGCCATATCTCAGAATCACCGAGGGGGGCCGCTTTCGTACAGGAGGCGGCCCTTTTTCGTTGCCCCTTGAAGGCGTGACCTTGCCGTATTATATCGGTAACACACACTGCAAGGGAGCAGCTCGATGCATTTCGGCAAATTCATCCGCACTGTCGCACCGCTGGCGGCAATGGCTGCCATGGGAATGGCGCTTACCGCCTGCGATGGCCGTGTCACCATCAATGGCGAGGACGGCAAGAAGCTGTCGGAACTGGACCTTGGCGGCGAGGCACCGCGCAAGCTGGCCCTGTTCGGGCCGGATACGGTCAAGGTCAGCCAGGGTGACAAGCTGGCGATCACCGTGGACGGCGATCCTGCCTCGGCGGAAAAGCTGCGCTTCTCGCTCAAGGATGGCACGCTCGCCATCCTGCGCACCAAGGACTGGACCGGGGGCCCGGCCGTGACGGTCAACGTCACCATGCCCGCCCCGCGCGAAATCGCGCAGATGGGATCGGGCCGGATTGAGACCGCCGCGCTTGATCGGGATGCCAAGGTCAACCTGATGGGATCAGGCGATGTCGATGCCCAGGGCATTTCCGGCGACAAGCTGGAACTGGCCGTGCTCGGATCGGGTTCGATGCATGGCGCGGGCGCAGTGAAGGAGCTTGAACTCAAGGTGATGGGTTCCGGCAGTGCCGACCTTGCCGCCCTGCGTACCGACAAGGCAGAGGTGGACATCCTGGGCTCGGGCAACGCCGCCTTCGCCTCGGACGGTGAAGTGAAGGCCAAGATCATGGGATCGGGATCGGTCACCGTGAAAGGCCGCGCGCGCTGCACGGTAAAGTCCGTGGGTTCGGGCACGCTGACCTGCGAGAGTGGCCCGGCAACACCCGCGAGTGACGAACCTGCAGCGCCTGCGCCGGAAGCCAGCAAGTTCTGATCAGGCCGCGGCGCGGCGCAACCGGTCGTTGATGGCCGCGCCGATGCCTTCATCCGGGACGGGGGCGACGGCGATCCGGGGATGCGCATCTCCCGCCGCCTCGTGCAGGCATCCATAAAGCCGCGCCGCAGCCTCTGCGAGATCGCCGCCCGCCGAAAGGCTGGTGTGGCCCGCCACATCGCCAAAACCGATATGGAACTCGTCGGCTGCTGCGCTCTCGGCATTGAGCCGGACCGGTTTGCCGGGTGCATAATGGCTGGCGAGCTGGCCGGGTGCCTCGATTCCGCGTGGCGTCGTGACGTCACCGGCCGGTCCGATTACGGCTTCGACCTGCTGCGCCGTCACCGGTCCGGGCCGCAGGAGCGACCAGCCAGAGTCGCGCGGCGCAACTATTGTCGATTCGATCCCCCGGGCGCAGGCCCCGCCATCGAGCACCATGTCCACCGCCGAACCGAGACTGGCAGCAACGTGGTCTGCCGCCGTCGGGCTGACTGCCCCGCTACGGTTGGCAGAAGGCGCCGCCAGCGGCAGGCCGCAGCTTTCCAGCAGCGCGTGCATCGCCGGATGAGCCGGACAGCGCAGGGCCACGGTGGGCAGGCCCGCCGTCACCGCCGGCGCAATCGTCGCTCCCTTGCGCAGGGGCAGGACCAGGGTCAGCGGGCCCGGCCAGAACGCCTCGGCCAGCTTGCGGGCGCGATCGTCGAACAGGGCAATCCGCTCGGCCGCCTCCAGCGAGGGGACATGCACGATCAGGGGGTTGAAGTCCGGCCGTCCCTTGGCCCGATAGATCGCGGCGACCGCCGATTCGCTATCTGCCCGGGCGGCGAGGCCGTAAACCGTCTCCGTTGGCACAGCGACGAGCTTGCCCGCGCGCAGAAGCTCTGCCGCCGCAGCCAGTGCCGTAGCGTCAACCTGTCGGATATCGGGCCTGCGCTTGCCGCTCATGGTTCAGCGCTATAGGCAAGCCAGCGCACATTCCAAGCGAAAGCCAGAGGCACGCCGATGACATACACGCCCCCCACCGCCGAACAGGCCTTTGCCCTCAAGGTTTCCGCCGGCATCGAGGAGCTGGCGCAGTTCGATCGCTTTGCCGCCGCCAGTCCCGATATGGTCGCCGCGATTGTTGAAGGGATCGGCCAGTTTGCCGCTGGCGAATTCGCCCCGCTCAATCGCATCGGGGATACCGAAGGTGCCCGGCTCGTCGACGGGGTGGTCCGCCTTCCCGCCGGCTTTGCCGAAGCCTATCGCGCCTATGTCGAGCAGGGCTGGAACGCGGTTGCCGGGCCGGAGGAATTCGGTGGGCAAGGCCTGCCCTTCAGCCTCGCAGTCTGCGTGCTGGAGAATCTCGGCACGGCCAACATGGCCTTTTCGCTGCTCCCCATGCTCACCGTCGGCGCGATCGAGGCAATCGAAAAGCACGGCTCGGACCAGCAGCGCGCAACGTACCTTGCCAAGCTGATCAGCGGCGAATGGCCGGGCACGATGAACCTGACCGAACCACAGGCAGGCTCCGACGTCGGTGCCCTTCGCACCACGGCAACCCCGATCACCGAAGGCGAGCATGCCGGCAAGTACCTGATCAAGGGCACCAAGATCTTCATCACCTGGGGCGAACACGAGCTGGCAGAGAACATCATCCACCTCGTGCTGGCGCGCACGCCGGGGGCACCTGCCGGATCGCGCGGGATCAGCCTGTTCATCGTGCCACGCTTCCACCTCAACGCCGATGGCACGCCGGGTGCGCGCAACGACGTGAAGGCGGTGAGCCTGGAACACAAGCTGGGCATTCACGCCTCGCCCACCTGCGTGATGAGCTATGGCGACAACGACGCCTGCGTCGGCGAACTGATCGGGGCCGAGAACGAAGGCCTCAAGTGCATGTTCACGATGATGAACTCGGCGCGGATCAACGTCGGTGCGCAGGGCGTGATGATGGCCGAGGGTGCGCTTCAGAAGGCACTGGCCTATGCGCGCGATCGCGTGCAGTCCGCCCGGGCCGGGTCGCCGGACAAGAACCCGGTTGCGATCATCGAGCACCCCGACGTGCGGCGCATGGTGCTGCGGATGCGGGCCCTGACCGAAGGTTCGCGCGCCCTGCTCTACTACGCCTGCGGCCAGATCGACCGTGCCGCCCTTGGTGATCAGGCCGCCCGCGCGCGCGCAGACCTGCTGGTGCCGCTCATCAAGTCGTGGGGAACCGATATCGGCTGCGAAGTCGTCAGCATTGGCCTGCAGATTCACGGCGGCATGGGCTTCATCGAGGAAACCGGTGCCGCGCAATGGTATCGCGATGCCCGCATCACACCGATCTACGAAGGGACGAACGGTATCCAGGCAGCCGATCTCGTTACCCGCAAGCTCGGAATGGAAAACGGCGGAGTGCTGGCCGGGCTGATGGCCGAGATTGCTGCCGATGCCCATGATGAGCCCGGCCTCGCCGCTCTGGCGCGCGATTGTGCCGGGGTGGGGGAATGGATGGTCGGCTCTGCCAGCCTTGATGACCGTCTGGCCGGCTCGGTGCCGTTCCAGACCATGTGCGCGGTTGCCGTGGCTGGCTGGCAATTGCTGCGCCAGTCGCGCGTTGCTGCGGCTGAAGGCGGAACGATTGCCCGAACCAAGCCTGTCGTTACCCGCTGGTTCCTCGATCACCTCGTGCCCGAAGCTGCGGGGCTCAAGGCTTCTGCCATGGGCGGTGCGGCGCTGCTTTACGCGCTCGACGCGGAGTCGCTGGCATCATGACGTCAGGCCAGGAGGAACTGCTCTCCCGAATTGCAACCGCGCTGGAAAGGCTCGCCCCGGCACAGACTTCTGCCACATCCTGGGTGGCCGCCCCCGCCTATGTGTGGGACGGAACGGGCGCGCGCACGGTTGAACGGCTCGACGCTCCGTCGCTTGACCTGCTGCGCGGGATCGACTTGCAGAAGGACATGGTGGTGTCGAATGTCGCACGCCACGCGGCAGGGCATGCGGCGCATGACATGCTGTTGTGGGGATCGCGCGGCATGGGCAAGTCGGCACTGATCCGGGCCGCGATCCGGGCTGCCCAATCCGATGCCCCCGACTTGATTGCGCTTGTCCAGGTCGCCCCCGATGCCCTTTCGGGCCTTGCCGCCCTGTTCAACGAACTGGGGCGCGAGGAGCGTCGCTTCATCGTCTATATCGATGACCTGGGCTTCGAGGATGGCGACAGCACCGGCCCGCGCCAGCTGCGATCATGGCTGGAAGGCGGGGTGGAGGCACGGCCAGCCAATGTCCGCATCGCTGTCACATCCAACCGGCGCGCCATCGTTGCCCGGCACATGAGCGAGCAGGATGACCCGATCAACCCGCGCGATGCCGTGGATGACCGGCTGGCCCTTGCCGACCGGTTCGGCCTCTCCATCGGCTTCCACAACTGCAGTCAGGACGATTACCTGGCGATCATATCGGGATATGCAGCAAGCCTGGGGCTTGCCTTCGACGAAGGCGACGCGCTGGAATGGTCGAAGCGTCGCGGCGCTCGCTCCGGACGCGTGGCCTGGCACTATGTGACCGAACTCGCAGGGCGCGCCGGCCGGACGCTCTGACGCGTTACTGCTTGCTGAGTGCTTCTTCGATCTGGCGGCGAATCTGGGCTTCGGTCGCCGAGTCGATCGAGCGAACCGGCGCCATCTTCGGTGTTTCGACCGCCTTGGGCTTCGGCAGCGGGGCAGCACCCGGCGAAACTACGCGCCAGACCATGCCGCCAAGATCGTCTGTCACCAGCAGCGCGCCGGTCTTGTCGAAGCCAAGCCAGACGGGCCGTCCGCGGGCCTTGTTACCCTCCTTCAGGAACCCGGTCAGCACCGGGGCCGGGCGCGACTTGGGATTGCCCCATTCGTCGAAGACCACAAAAACCACGTCATAGCCGACCAGCGGCTTGCGATTCCATGATCCGTGCCGGGCGATGAAAGCCCCGCTGTTGTAGAAGGAACCCAGCCGGTTGCCTTCATTGGCAAAGCGCAGGCCCAGCGGCGCGGTGTGGGCGCCCATGGCGAATTCCGGCTTGCGGACATATTCGCCGAGAAATTCGGGCATGGGTTCCTCGACGCGTTCGTCGATGTACTTCTTCCAGTAGTACCAGGGCCAGCCGTATTCCGCGCCCACGGGCACGTTCGTCAGGTAATCCGGCACGAGATCGGGGCCGAGCATGTCGCGCTCGTTGACCACGGTCCACAGCTCGCCGGTCACCGGGCTCCAGTCCATGCCGTTGGGGTTGCGCAGCCCGCCCCCGTACTGGCGCTTGCGACCGGTGGCGATGTCATATTCGAAGATGGCGGCCCGGCCCTTTTCCGCTTCCATGCCGTTCTCGCCAATGTTGGACGCCGAACCGACAGCGACATAGAGCTTGCTGCCATCCGCGCTTGCCAGCAGGTTGCGCATCCAGTGGTTGCCGCCGGCGGGCAGGTCCATGACCTTAGCCGGGTTGCCGGTAATGGCGGTCGCGCCGGGGACGAAATCGAAGGCGAGGACGGCGTTGTGGTTGGCGACATAGAGCTTGCCGCCGACCAGCGCCATGCCCGAAGGCGAATCGAGATCCTTCTCGCGCAGCACGAACCGCGCCTCGGCCGAACCGTCGCCATCGGCGTCGCGCAGCAGGATGATGCGGTTGGGCGAAGGGTTGCCGGCCCCGGCCTTGTTCCAGAAGAAGCGCTGGATGGCACCGAACAGGCCACCGCCCTCGCCCGGAACCTGCGGATGATCGGTCTCCGCCACCAGCACGTCGCCATTGGGAAGGACCAGCAGGGTGCGCGGGTGGTTGAGCCCGGCAGCAAAGCGATTGACCGCAAGCCCGTGCGCCGCGGTTGGCGCTTCATTCGGCCCCCAGCCCACCGGAGTGGCGATACCGACGGTCGGGATCGTTTCCTCCTCGGGCGCGCGGATTTCCACTTGGGCGCCTTCGGTGGCGCCGAGGGGCAGCTTCGAGGGGTTGCCGCGGGAAATCCATATCCAGATGCCGCCAATGACGATGGCCAGGATACCCAGGGTGAGGATGATCTTTCGGAACGAGCGCATGGTGCATGGATAGGGGGTGCACGGGCGACCCGCAACCCGGACGTCACCGGTTAAGCCGGTCCATCCAGATGCACCGTTTCGGGACAGGCCTGCATTCGCTGCGGGCAAACTCTTGGTTTCATGCGGATTGCGATGGTAAGTTCCAGGTTAACGGGCAGGACGAAGGCGTCTTGCCGTCAAATTCAGGGGAACAACCCATGCGCCTCAGCGCCCTTGCCTTGATCGCTGCATCCGCCGCCGCCTTCGCCTCGCCTGCCCTCGCGCACGAACCGGCGCCGCCTCCGCCGCCGGGCATGCCGGGGCATGGTGGCTGGCATGGCCCGGGTCCCCAGCAGGGTAACTGGATGGCCCAGCGCGAGGACTGGCTGGCGGAATGCCGTCGCCGGATCGGCAGTGGCAAGCGCGGCGGCGTGACTGGCGCAGTCGTCGGCGGAGTCCTCGGCGGCGTAGTCGGTCGTGAAGTTGCCGGACGCGGCGACAAGGCCGTCGGCACCGTGGCTGGAGCGGCGCTTGGCGCTGTTGCGGGTGCCGCGATCGAGCGCGGCGCCGAAGGCCGCCGCTATCGCGACGAGTGCGAGGCCATGCTGGAGAACCAGTCCAATTACGGCCAGGCCGGATATCCGGGCTATGGTTATGGCTATGGCTATGGTTATGGTTATGCGGCGCCGGTCATGATGGTCCCCGTCGCCATGGTGGCCATGCCGGGCCATGCCCACGGTCACATGCACGCCAAGCACGATTGCAAGGAAACCGTGACCACCGAATACGTCACCACCTATGACACGGTGTACCGCAAGGTGCGCGAGGTTCGCTACAAGTCCGTGCCAACCTACAAGCGCGTCCGCGTCGTACCGGACAAGCGGGTGCGGATGGTCCCCGACAAGCGGGTTACCAGCCAGTAATCCACTGATTTGTAAAACTTTCTATAGGTTGGTCGAAGGGCCCGAAGTTGCGCAGCGCGACTTCGGGCTCTTTTCCTTGGCGTGTCAGATGCCGCCGCCGGTCAGGCGCTGGCAGATAAGGTCGAGCTGGTCGAGCGTGCGATAGCGAATGGTTACCGCGCCCGAACGCGGATCGGCATCGGCCTGAATTCGCACAGGCAGGCCGAGAAATTCCTCGAGATGGCCCTGGACTGCGGCAATGTCGGCATTCTCCGCAGCCGTTGCGCCGCTGCGCGCGCGACGCGGTGCGCTGCTGCCCCGCGCCTGCTTGCGCACCAGCTTTTCCACCTCGCGCACCGACAGCTGCTTGGCAACGATGGTTTCGGCGAGCTCGGCAGCATTGTCCGTGCCGATCAGGGCACGGGCATGCCCCATCGAAAGGTCCCCCTGCTGGACCATGTCGAGCACCGAATCGGGCAGCTGGAGCAGGCGCTGGAAATTGGCCACATGGCTGCGCGACTTGTCGACCAGTCGGGCAATCTCCGCCTGGGTCAGCCCTTCCTGATCGGCCAACCGATGATAGGCCCGCGCCTCTTCAACCGGATTAAGATCCTCGCGCTGCAAGTTCTCGATCAGCGCAAGTGCCATCACATCGCGCTCGGAAAGGTCGCGCACCAGCGCCGGAATTTCGTGCAGCTGCGCCTTTTGCGCCGCGCGCCAGCGCCGCTCACCGGCAACCAGCTGGTAACGTCCGTTGGGGAGCGGCCGCACGATCACCGGCTGGATAACGCCACGTGCCGCAATCGAGGCGGCAAGCTCTTCAAGCGCGGCTTCATCGAAGTGGCGACGCGGCTGCTCAGGGTGCGGCTCGATCGAGGCGATGGAAAGCTGGGCAAGCCCGGTGACGGACGAAACCGTGCCTTCGGTCTGCACCGGGCCGCCGCTCACCAAGGGTTCCTCGCGGCGCGTCTCGCCAAGCAGCGCGCCAAGGCCGCGGCCAAGGCCGGTCATCTTGCGCTTCGGAGCCGCGCCGCCGCCTTCGGTGGGCGGATTGACCGAAATGCGGATTACCGGATCGTCGCTCATGCAGCTTTCCTCTTTTCGGGCAGGCGGGCGATCAGTTCGCGCGCCAGCGCCATATAGGCGCGGCTGCCCGTGCAGTTGTGATCGTAAACCAGCGCCGGCAGGCCGTGGCTCGGCGCTTCCGACAGGCGGACATTGCGCGGAATGACAGTTTCGAAAACAAGGTTGCCCAGGCAAGAACGCACGTCCTCGCTCACCTGGTCGGTCAGGCGGTTGCGCCGGTCATACATGGTCAGTGCCACGCCCAGGATCGACAGGCCGGGATTGAACCGCTGCTGCACCCGCTCGACAGTCTGGAGCAGCTGGCTGAGACCTTCGAGCGCGAAGAATTCACACTGCAGGGGCACCAGAAGGGTATTCGCCGCACCCAGGGCGTTGAGCGTGAGCAGGCCCAGCGAGGGCGGGCAGTCGATCAGGACAATGTCGTGGCCGACATGATTCTCGAGCGCATGCCGCAGGCGGTGAGCCCGTTCCTCGACCGCAACGAGCTCCACTTCCGCCCCTGAAAGGTCGACCGTAGCCGGCACGATATCGAGCCCGGGAATCCGCGTCGGCTGCGTACATTCGGCAATGGGTGCCTGATCGACGAGAACGTCATAGGACGAAGCGAGCCGATCCGGCGCGGCCAGTCCGATGCCGGTCGAGGCATTGCCCTGCGGATCGAGGTCGATCAGCAGGACTTTCCAGCCGATCGCTGCCATCGCCGTTGCAATGTTGATGGCGGTCGTGGTCTTGCCCACCCCGCCCTTCTGGTTGGCCACTGCGATGGTTATCACTTGCGTTTTCCCTTCGACTTGGGCGTTTTCCCGGCGACACGACCGACAATAATGCCGGCATCGGCATCAGTCAGCGATTGTTCCACGTGGAACATGTGATCCCAGCCGGTCAGCTCCTGCAATTCCTGCCGTGCAGACCGCCCTTTCGGCAACAGCCAAATCGTGTCCGGTGTGGAAAAGCGCGCGGAAAGATCCAGCAATCTGTCGAGCGGTGCAAAAGCGCGTGCCGAAATTGTGCGTACGGTACGTGTTTCGACGAGCTCCAGTCGCGATCCAAGGACCCGAGCGTTTTCGAGACCCAGCGATTCGGCAGCACGCGTGAGCCATTCGATTCGGCGCGCGCGCGATTCGACCATCAGGAGTTCGGTTTCCGGCAGGAGGCAAGCCACGGCGAGTCCCGGGAACCCGGCCCCCGTGCCGAGGTCCAGCCACGGACCTGCTGTTTCACGTGAAACATATGTGAGCAACTGCGCCGAGTCGGCAATGTGCCGCTGCCAGACCTGGGCGAGACTCGCTGCCGAGACGAGGTTCTGCCGGGTGTTTTCCTCGATCAGGAGAGCGGCCAGTCGATCGAGCCGATCGAGCGCCGCGGCATCGACACCGGGAAGCGCGGCAACATAGGCGCGCGCCTGAATCTCGTCAGCGATCATGCCGCGCGCCGCCGCGCGTGAACCAGGAGGGCGGCAAGCGCGGCCGGGGTGATTCCGGGGACTCTGCCCGCAGCTGCCAATGTGGCCGGTCGGGCGCGCGAAAGGCGTTCGACCATCTCGCGCGACAGCCCCGGTATCTCGGCGTAGGGAAAGGCATCGCCAAGCGGCAAAGCTTCGCTGGCGCGCAGGTCTCGCAGCTCACTCTCCTGACGGGCAAGATAGGGAGCATAGGCCGCGTCCTCGGCGACCTCGCTCGCAAGCTCAGGATCGTCCGGGAGATCGGCGTCGAGCCATGGCCCAAGCGTTTCGAGATCGATACCGCCGAAGCGCAGCCACTCGCGCAGAGGAAGGCGACCCGTATCCGGACGGACCGGCAGGCCTGCACGGGCAAGCTCAGCGGAGCTGACCGACGCATCGAGCGCGGCCTCATACTGCTCGCGTGCCGAGAGCCGATTCTCGAACCAGCGCTTTCGCTCCGCCCCGACGGCACCCGCCGCCATCGCGAGAGGGGTAAGCCGGCTCGATGCATTGTTCGCGCGGAGGCGCAGGCGATACTCCGCACGGGCGGTGAGCATGCGGTAAGGCTCGGTCACGCCATGCAGGGTGAGGTCGTCAATCATCACCGCCATGTAGCTGTTGGCCCGGTCAAGCGCGGCCGGTTCGCGGCCCAGCACGGCAGCGGCAGCATGCATGCCTGCAACCAGCCCCTGGGCCGCCGCCTCTTCGTAGCCGGTCGTGCCATTGATCTGTCCGGCACAGTAAAGGCCCGGAATGTCGCGCAGCTCAAGGCTAGTCCGCAGCGCGCGTGGATCGATGTGATCGTATTCCACGGCATAGCCCGGAACCGCCATCTCGACCGCTTCGAGCCCCTTCATCGTCCGCACCATCGCGAGCTGGACATCGGCCGGCAACGAGGTGCTGATCCCGTTCGGATAAACCAGATGCGTGTCGAGGCCCTCGGGCTCGAGAAAGATCTGGTGGCCATCGCGGTCGGCAAAGCGGTGGATCTTGTCCTCGATGGACGGGCAGTAACGGGGGCCGGATGCACCGATGGCGCCGGTGAACAACGGGGAACGATGAAGGTTGGCCCGGATGATCTCGTGGCTCGCCTCATTGGTCCGCGTTATCGCACAAAAGACCTGCGGAAGGACCCGCCCTTCCCCCATCGCCGACATGGTCCACGGTTCGGGGTCGCTCGGCTGTTCGTCCAGGCTGGCCCAGTCGATCGTGCGGCCATCCAGTCGGGGGGGCGTGCCGGTCTTCAAGCGGGCCATCGGCAACTGTGCTTCGCGCAGTTGGGCAGCAAGCACCTGCGCCGAAGCCTCGCCGATCCGGCCACCGACAATACGTTCCTCGCCGCGAAACAAGGTGCCGCCGAGGAAGGTGCCGGTACACAGGATCACCGCCGCACATTCCAGCCGGGTCCCGTCAGCAAGATCGATTCCGGTTACCCTGCCCCGGTCGAAGTGCAGCGCCGCTGCTTCTCCGGCGACCTGCACCAGATCGCCCTGCTGGCGGAGCAGAGCCTGGACGGCAGCCTTGAATCGCTTGCGATCGGTCTGGACGCGCGGTCCCTGCACTGCCGACCCCTTCGAGCGGTTGAGCATGCGGTAATGGATCGCCCCGGCATCGGCGGCGCGGGCAATGATGCCGTCGAAGGCATCGACCTCGCGGACCAGGTGTCCCTTGCCGAGTCCGCCAATCGCGGGATTGCAGCTCATGGCCCCGATCTGGTCGAGGTCGAAAGAAACGAGCGCTACGCGCGCGCCCATGCGGGCAGCCACGGCAGCTGCCTCAACCCCGGCGTGTCCTCCGCCGATGACGATGATGTCGAACCGATGCATGAAGCAGCCCGTTTAGCCGCGCCTGTCCCCGCGGTCAAAGCGGCGGTGTTTCACGTGGAACAACTCACTTGCCGATGCAAAACCTACCGAACAGGGCATCGAGCATGTCTTCGGTCGTGGTACGACCAAGCAAGGAATCGAAGGCAAGCCGGGCCTGCCGCAGGCCTTCGGCTGCCAGCAGCGGATCCGCTTCATGCCGCGCCTCACCGAGCGAGCGGGCCGCCTGGGTGAGCAGGCGATGCTGGCGTTCGTTCAGCGCCGCTTCGCCGGGCAACGGCAAGGCCTTCCGCGCTGTTGCAACGAGATCCTGCCGCAGCGCATCCATTCCCTCACCC is a window from the Novosphingobium sp. TH158 genome containing:
- a CDS encoding RNA-binding S4 domain-containing protein — protein: MRIDKLLWFLRLSPSRSLAQQWVLEGHIRVNGRRIDKPSAAIAVGNVMTLPMRSGVRVIEICDMPRRRGPATEAQACYRVLDDHSPKPIAAPQTKQDTEGEFEP
- the fdxA gene encoding ferredoxin FdxA, translating into MTYVVTDACIKCKYMDCVEVCPVDCFYEGENMLVINPSECIDCGVCEPECPAEAILPDTESGLEQWLELNAKYSGEWPNLTTKKDSPADADEYKGVEGKFEKFFSPEPGEGD
- a CDS encoding CarD family transcriptional regulator, giving the protein MSAKANAFDVGDYVVYPKHGVGRVIELQEQEIAGMKLELYVLRFEKERMTLRVPMNKVEAIGMRKLSSDKTLREALDTLKGKPKVKRTMWSRRAQEYEAKINSGDLVSIAEVTRDLFRADDQPEQSYSERQIFEAASSRLARELAAMEKTDEPAALQKILAILNEHAPKYYETAAV
- a CDS encoding head GIN domain-containing protein, with product MHFGKFIRTVAPLAAMAAMGMALTACDGRVTINGEDGKKLSELDLGGEAPRKLALFGPDTVKVSQGDKLAITVDGDPASAEKLRFSLKDGTLAILRTKDWTGGPAVTVNVTMPAPREIAQMGSGRIETAALDRDAKVNLMGSGDVDAQGISGDKLELAVLGSGSMHGAGAVKELELKVMGSGSADLAALRTDKAEVDILGSGNAAFASDGEVKAKIMGSGSVTVKGRARCTVKSVGSGTLTCESGPATPASDEPAAPAPEASKF
- a CDS encoding L-threonylcarbamoyladenylate synthase, with amino-acid sequence MSGKRRPDIRQVDATALAAAAELLRAGKLVAVPTETVYGLAARADSESAVAAIYRAKGRPDFNPLIVHVPSLEAAERIALFDDRARKLAEAFWPGPLTLVLPLRKGATIAPAVTAGLPTVALRCPAHPAMHALLESCGLPLAAPSANRSGAVSPTAADHVAASLGSAVDMVLDGGACARGIESTIVAPRDSGWSLLRPGPVTAQQVEAVIGPAGDVTTPRGIEAPGQLASHYAPGKPVRLNAESAAADEFHIGFGDVAGHTSLSAGGDLAEAAARLYGCLHEAAGDAHPRIAVAPVPDEGIGAAINDRLRRAAA
- a CDS encoding acyl-CoA dehydrogenase — protein: MTYTPPTAEQAFALKVSAGIEELAQFDRFAAASPDMVAAIVEGIGQFAAGEFAPLNRIGDTEGARLVDGVVRLPAGFAEAYRAYVEQGWNAVAGPEEFGGQGLPFSLAVCVLENLGTANMAFSLLPMLTVGAIEAIEKHGSDQQRATYLAKLISGEWPGTMNLTEPQAGSDVGALRTTATPITEGEHAGKYLIKGTKIFITWGEHELAENIIHLVLARTPGAPAGSRGISLFIVPRFHLNADGTPGARNDVKAVSLEHKLGIHASPTCVMSYGDNDACVGELIGAENEGLKCMFTMMNSARINVGAQGVMMAEGALQKALAYARDRVQSARAGSPDKNPVAIIEHPDVRRMVLRMRALTEGSRALLYYACGQIDRAALGDQAARARADLLVPLIKSWGTDIGCEVVSIGLQIHGGMGFIEETGAAQWYRDARITPIYEGTNGIQAADLVTRKLGMENGGVLAGLMAEIAADAHDEPGLAALARDCAGVGEWMVGSASLDDRLAGSVPFQTMCAVAVAGWQLLRQSRVAAAEGGTIARTKPVVTRWFLDHLVPEAAGLKASAMGGAALLYALDAESLAS
- a CDS encoding DUF815 domain-containing protein encodes the protein MTSGQEELLSRIATALERLAPAQTSATSWVAAPAYVWDGTGARTVERLDAPSLDLLRGIDLQKDMVVSNVARHAAGHAAHDMLLWGSRGMGKSALIRAAIRAAQSDAPDLIALVQVAPDALSGLAALFNELGREERRFIVYIDDLGFEDGDSTGPRQLRSWLEGGVEARPANVRIAVTSNRRAIVARHMSEQDDPINPRDAVDDRLALADRFGLSIGFHNCSQDDYLAIISGYAASLGLAFDEGDALEWSKRRGARSGRVAWHYVTELAGRAGRTL